The Thermus hydrothermalis nucleotide sequence CTGGAGAAGCAAGAGGGGGTGGCGTACCACCGGCTCGAGGGCCCCTACGGCACCTTCGCCCGGAGCTTCAACGTGCCCAGCACCTACGACCTCTCCCGGGTACAGGCCCGGTTCCGCCACGGCGTCTTGCACCTTCTCGTGCCCAAGGCGGAGGCCACGAAGCCCAAAAAGATCCAGGTCCAGGTGGAGTAAGGAGGTGAGGTATGCGGCGCACGGTAAGGTACATCCTGGCCACCTCTAACCCCATGGGAGACCTCGAGGCCCTGGAGAAGTTCGTCAAGGTGGCCCCGGACACGGGGGCGGACGCCATCGCCGTCATCGGCAACCTCATGCCCAAGACGGCCAAAAGCCGCGACTACGCTGCCTTCTTCCGCATCCTGTCCGAGGCGCACCTCCCCACCGTCTACATCCCCGGCCCCGAGGACGCCCCCATCTGGGAGTACCTGCGGGAGGCGGCCAACATTGAGCTGGTCCGGCCCGAGATGCGGAGCGTCCACGAAACCTTCACCTTCTGGAAAGGCCCCTACCTGGTGGCGGGGCTAGGCGGTACCATCACCGAGGACGGGGAGCCCGAGGAGCACGAGGCCCTGCGCTACCCTGCCTGGGTGGCGGAGTACCACCTGAAGGCCCTTTGGGAGCTTAAGGACTACCCCCGGATCTTCCTCTTCCACACCGCCCCCTACCACAAGGGCCTGGGCGAGGGGGGCTCCCACGAGGTGGCCCACCTCATCAAGACCCACAACCCCCTCCTCGCCATCGTGGCCGGTAGGGGCCAGAAGCACGAAATGCTGGGCGCAAGCTGGGTGGTGGTCCCCGGGGACCTTTCCGAAGGAGAGTATAGCCTCCTAGACCTCCGCGCCCGCAAGCTGGAAACGGGCAACGTGCGCTGATGGACAAGGTGGTGGTCTGCCCCAACTGCGGCGCCAAGAACCGGCTTGGGACGCCCCCGCCCGGCCAGGTACCTGTTTGCGGGGCCTGCAAGTCTCCCCTGCCCTGGATCGTGGAGGCGGACGAGCGGAGCTTCCCGGAGGAGGTGGCGGGGGCGCCCCTGGTGCTGGTGGACTTCTGGGCGCCCTGGTGCGGACCCTGCCGGATGGTGGCCCCCCTTTTGGAAGCCCTGGCCCAGGAGCACGCCGGCAAGCTCAAGGTGGT carries:
- a CDS encoding metallophosphoesterase, which encodes MRRTVRYILATSNPMGDLEALEKFVKVAPDTGADAIAVIGNLMPKTAKSRDYAAFFRILSEAHLPTVYIPGPEDAPIWEYLREAANIELVRPEMRSVHETFTFWKGPYLVAGLGGTITEDGEPEEHEALRYPAWVAEYHLKALWELKDYPRIFLFHTAPYHKGLGEGGSHEVAHLIKTHNPLLAIVAGRGQKHEMLGASWVVVPGDLSEGEYSLLDLRARKLETGNVR
- the trxA gene encoding thioredoxin encodes the protein MDKVVVCPNCGAKNRLGTPPPGQVPVCGACKSPLPWIVEADERSFPEEVAGAPLVLVDFWAPWCGPCRMVAPLLEALAQEHAGKLKVVKVNTDFNPGLAARYGVRSIPTLVLFQRGHPVATWVGASPKRVLVERLKPYLA